The DNA region cacaaatgtACTTGTGTGCACTCAACCGATCTATCAATTTAACCAATCTCGTCTGCTCTTCCCTTACGACCTCCTTAATATGCAGCTTGACCAACTGCTAGTTCTGTATGTAGGGTTTCATGGTCTGCCTCCAACAAATTGCTTGCATTTTCTCCATTGTTGCTATGATCGTTGGAAGTGAAGAGATCTCAGAGGCTTCCCAGATTCTGTCATGCTTGTCGGATATGGTGTATTGCACGTAAGAAATTTTCACCATATATCTTGAATGTCAATCTTTTGtttctatcctctactaagtcGAATATAATTTGGTTTTTGCAGGGTTTGTGCTTGTATGCAGGTAAAGCCTAATGCCACTTTAGTACTTTATACCGTTTGTTCAATAATTAACTGCATAAAGAAATAGGTGAAGTTATTGCTGGTGTAGCTGTTAGAAAACCCGACTTTGTGGTTTGGTTCATAAGTTCTACTATCAAAATGTTTGTCCTTTGTGTTAATATCAGACACAGCACAAGATTGAAATGGACAAGCGTGATGGTAAGTTTGGGCCACAACCGATGGCAGTTCCACCCGTCCAGCAAATGTCACGCCTTGATCAGCCATATCCCTCTACTGTCGGATACCCTCCACCCGCATATGGGCAGCCAACTTATCCTCCTCCACCCGCGTATGGGCAGCCAAATTATCCTCCTCCACCCGCGTATGGGCAGCCAACTTATCCTCCTCCCCCTGCAGGCTATCAGAGGTGAGCTTGTGTTCCTTCTGTACCGTTGGCTCGTTGGTCGGAGACGGAGTTGTTCGAATACATCATCCGGAGGTTGTTGATAGATATTCATAAACATTTTCTGTTGCACATTCTAGTACAGTATTTGGTTGGTAGTCATATGAAGACccctactaattttttaaagccTTGCCATGACTTGAGATTTATGctactagtatataataaaatggcaTTTACATGTTTTGTGTTTGTAACGTCCAACGTGactctaaaataaattttgcaCCAATTATGATAGAGCTAAATTTAATAGAAAGAAGGCTGTATGTATTGTATGGTTAGAAACAAATGATTGATCGAGTCTTAATGGGCGGCTACAATTGACGTACACGTTTTAATATCATTCCGATTAAATAAGgcattataattcaattcttgaattaatttttaattgctaGTTACTACAGCGAGTACACgcatatggagtattataatatCAGACAACATATAAATAGTCATTGTTATAATGTGTTCGTTCACATCGAACATGTGAGGAAGCTTCATCCTACAATTATTCATTATACTTATGGTAGGTTCAGGTTCTTCTCATAATAGTATAATGTATTGAGGTGATCATAGTGCtattattttttgcttttattttcacttttaatcAAATgagatacataaataaattaaagtgatAATAGTTACTTACATCAcaaaatttagtcaaattttgattaatcttttaatatttgaaaatataattattcttGTGGAGTACTACAAAACAACGTTCTTGATGATACTTAATTGGTAGTAGGATATTTTGATATAGCATTGGGGAAGTGAAGAGGCATTGCAACAAAATTCCCCACCAAAAACCATTGGTATAAGCATTGATTTAGTCCAAGTTAGAGAGATGTCCCAATTCAAATAACAATCAAAAGCAATCTCATCTTCACAGCTGGATTTGCTGCTCTGCTATCATGACTCctttgaaatggaaaattagacgacaaaaatattctaatttaaaattatctaaagaatatattgtgggatgttattacttcatgcCAAATATAAATTCAGTTGAGACGACGccatcaaactcaaaccacATCCAAAATGTGTATTTGTTTGGTTGCCTTTCTTGGCATATTAACAATTTACCCTCTAAAGGATAAATAATCGATTTTGTAACCACGttgttactactatttaaatacaacactaaaatttaaacaaaagattcaaaaaattttatgttggCTAAACATAATGTGTGTTTAGATTCGTTTACGATAGCTTACCCAACTAAATgtatactactagtagtactaattaccggtggcggacgcagaaatGAACGAGAGTATGGActaaattctcaaattttaccttaaaaataaatttgtag from Salvia hispanica cultivar TCC Black 2014 unplaced genomic scaffold, UniMelb_Shisp_WGS_1.0 HiC_scaffold_953, whole genome shotgun sequence includes:
- the LOC125200403 gene encoding uncharacterized protein LOC125200403, which translates into the protein MGSQANMDKMQQRQNYRNLWHTDLMRTIQNDPPYCCLSFWCGPCVSYMLRKRALYNDMSRYVCCAGYMPCSGRCGESRCPEFCLATEVFLCFGNSVASTRFLLQDEFNIQTTQCDNCIIGFMVCLQQIACIFSIVAMIVGSEEISEASQILSCLSDMVYCTVCACMQTQHKIEMDKRDGKFGPQPMAVPPVQQMSRLDQPYPSTVGYPPPAYGQPTYPPPPAYGQPNYPPPPAYGQPTYPPPPAGYQR